aACTCCCTCTGTGCCTTCATCCTCTGTTCCTCCCTGGCAATCTGTCATTGCTAAAACCTTCTGTAGTGACTTTTAAGTTTGATGCCACTCAGAAGCTACCCCTTCAGCCAGACTTGCCTCCTGACTTACCTTCTTGTTTCTTTGCACTCTGTTCATATACTTTAGAGAAGTTACTTTTCAAGTTCAGCCCTTTCTCCTGAGTCTCTTGGTATTTAAGGTAATTGAGTTCTTCCAGGCTACCACTTAGCAATTTCCTGAACAAGCCAAGAGAGTTGCTCTGAAATCCAGGatctttattctgctttttgccTTCATTGCTTTCCTGAGTATTTCAAATTCTTATTTCTCCTCACAGTCACACAGTCTAAGGCTGTCATCAGCCTTTATGTCCCTATCCATTTCTTCCTTAATTCATACAACATCCAACAGTGCTACTTCACTACTTAAAGAAGTACCTGCAGGAGAAAAAGTCTCTGATGCTCTCCAGATTTCctacactgctgctctgctctgccagcaaaTGTCTCAAAATTCCCCCATGAAAATATGTAATTATGAAGTTTCTTCCAGTTTTTTAAAGGCTTTATCCACTTTCTCTTCTTGACTGGGCGGTCTATAATATGTGCACACCATGTTAACCCCTTCTTTGCTACCTCTATCATTCTGATCTGTGAGCCTTCACTCTTGACTTCTTGGGTCAATGATATGCTGGATTGTTGAAATAGTGGGAAAACAGTGGacaatattttaagaaaattttagACACTAAGTAAACGGCAAGAAAATATGTTTGCACATAAAAGGAATGATGGGCCATTTCCCCTCTTTGCTTCTCCAGGCCTCAGACTGTGAAGTTTATGAAGTTTATGTACAGACCTACCATAACAGAGATACATAATGTGCACTATGCCACCTTCCAAAGATTGCAGTGATCATCACATTTGTATTCCTAGATGTAACTTGCATCCTCTCTTCATGGAAGATTGGTGATACAGAGAACCTGCATGAGCACTTTCCAATGAAAATGTGGAAGGGGAATGCCCCCATGCACAAAAGAAAGATTTGGAAGGGAGCATGGTCGCTGAAAGCAAGTTCGTACAGGATTCTCTCATTACCAGGAAAATAGTGATTTTGGGCATGGCAGTACCCTAATTTGCTCTGCTAAGTGTAATGATTTTGAATTTCTCTAAGTTAAACAAGTAAGCTTTCTGGAACAACAGAGCAGATTAAGCCAAAAGGAAATGTAAATGAGTGCATGATGGAAATGAATCTTAATTGACCTGTTCAAATTACTTATACATGtggaaagacaaaatatttgctgtattCTTTGGTCAGAAGAAATGTTTACATAGTTTTGAACAGCtgatttctgcttcattttgtgTCAATCAAGTTAAGCCTTATTCCTTTTTGTATTATGCTGTAGGGCTTCTTTGTTTGGGTTACAAAACATGGAAATTCTCAGAGCACAGTGCAGTTTCTCATTACTGTCCACATAGGAATACCTATTTTTAGGCTCAAATATGTGCACAAAAACTTTActgaggagaaaatatttttatatttataccATCCTACTTGCAGTGTTCAGGTGTTTCTAACTGCCGTGTATACACACACGCATACACAAATACAcacttctctgtgtttttcattACCAGTAGCTAAAAGCTACCTCCTGTCAGGTTGTTCACCttaattttctgctgtgagaatTGTACTGTCTTCCTCGACTAAAGTAGTTTTAAGAAATAGTTTAAACCATTATGTGCCTACTGGTAGTGCTGGGGTCAAGGTTTGCTACTATGTTTTCTGCAACTTCAGGTTACCCATGTCTGCACATCAGAAGACATATGACAAGTGATTTAATACCTTAGTCTTAATACCATTAATACCATTAATACCATTTTCAGACTACTGCTCTAATCAGTAGATCATGTTTACACAGGTACATAATCTGGCATAAAACCCTACAAAAATCAAATAGAATTCAATGGACAAAGGGCAGGTTTGCAAAATCCATCCCTTCCTAATATCAGTAGATGCGCCTTGTTTTAAACAAGACTGGATTTACTTTGATTTCTAGATTAGTGCAGGTTACACTGAGCAGAACATTTAATGCATCTCATTGATTTTCCCTGTAATACTGTTGATACACAGGTCACTGATCtaataatttgttttacaaTTAGAATTCTGTATGCAGATCTAGTCCCCAAGGATATCAATGTGTAACCAGATACTGCTGTGATCTAATCAGGTTCTGCAAGAAATATATTATCACTTCAATGCTTAGCAGTAGAAAGCTTCATCAAAATGGAAAGCTTATCTAATATCTAAAGCAAAATGCAGTTCAAAGAGATAACCTCAAGAAGCAGGTGCATACTATAAATTTAAAGACATTTCTCAGATTAAACAAAGCCAAATCCAAGCTAGAGTCTAGATGATTTGTCATGACTCCATTTATtgttaaagaagaaaatgttataGCTGCTGCTTCAGTTTATAGGGTTTATTCCAGTGCAGGTGAAGTACATTGCTCTCAGAAATAACTGACTAGCCGAATTTCACTAATGTGATACTTGCTACAGCATATGTGCTgtggaaagtaatttttaaaagcacctGCAAAAAGCAGTGGTGACAGGCAAGACTAGTGCTCTGAACTCATTAAGATTGTAGCATTTGGATCTCTGACTGCCTAGTACTGCAGTCCATTTCCAGAATACAAGTCCTGCTGACTGTGAAGGAGTTTTGCAGGCAGTATGtctcaggctgagcagcagaCCTGCTTGCTGCTGCGAGTCTGACCAGAGCATCTATGGCTGGAATAGCAGGAGtgtggctctgccagcagctggacagTGTTTCTGTGTAAACTGTCAGGTGCAAACACCAGGTGTTCAGCAGGGTAATGGTTGAAAAATGTGATAAGCATCTCCTAGGGTCAGCTTATCTCTCcataaaactgcatttcatgTCGATATCTGAATGCTGAGCATTGTTAATTGAGGCTTTTGAGATTGTGAGGTTTTACGAATGGACATACCTTGAGACAGAGAATTTTATACAGGAGAGTGCGAAACGTATTTCTATTCATGTGCCATATGTATTTATGTTGTAGAAAATGGTGACTCCTGTACAGAGGCATGTTAAGTTTTACATCCCATTCCTGCGAAGAGCATGCAGCAGTGTTTCTCAATTTTATCTGTGGAATGCAATGCTATTCTTGGTTCTATCTGTTGTACTTATTTAGCAAAGGAAAGTAAGGAATTTTAGAAGTAAATTTAAGAAGGAAAACCTTGTGGATGACCAGATGAGACTTGAAATTAAGAACGGAAAGGTTATATTCCTTGACATTTTTCCAACTCCTATTTTATCTGGCTATGAAGGTGTGTGTGAAAGGATGTtagtttgttttgattttttcctttgattctACAGACTAGACAGTGCATTATTAAGTGTGCAGGGCCAAACTCTCCTCCTTGGCTCAAGGGATTTATTGTGTGACTAACTTTGCTACCAGAATTGCTTTGATGTTCAGGGACTACTGGGTTCATTGAGCCTAAAGGCATAAGTAAGACCTGGAAGAGAGTGACTGAGCTCCCAGACAAGGAGTgaaacagactttttttcaAGTTTCCTACAAGGTGTTGTTGGGGAAAATCCTGCCAGACAAATGTACTCTTGTTGAGGGAAAAGGCACGGGAAGTGGTTGGTGGGTGTTGGTACAGGTCAGAAAATTAGTTTCATTGAGAAAAATCTACTAAAGGCTTTTAATATATGAGTACAATgctgataatttttctttcttgtgtttttaGGGTCTCATGACTCTTTTAGCTTCTACATTGATGAAGCCTCTCCAGTCGGGCCTGAACAGCCAGAGACGGTCCAGAATTTTGTGTCAGTTTTTGGGACTGTGGCTAAAAAGCTGATGAGGAAGTGGTTGGCTACACAGACCATGAACTTCACCAGCCAGCTGGGGGCAGGTATACGGTATTTTGATCTCAGAATTTCCACCAAGCCCAGAGACCCAGACAATGAACTCTACTTTGCTCATGGCTTATTCAGTGCCAAAGTCAAGGAAGGTCTGGAGGAGATCAATGCATTTCTCACTGAGCACCCGAAAGAAGTAGTCTTCTTGGACTTCAATCATTTCTATGGGATGCAGAAGTGCCATCATGAAAAGCTTGTCCAGATGCTCAAGGACACCTATGGCAACAAAATGTGTCCTGCTATATTTGCCCACGAAGTCAGCCTCCAGTACCTGTGGGAAAAGGAGCACCAAGTGCTAGTGTTCTACCACAGCCCCGTGGCTGTCGAGGTCGCCTTCCTGTGGCCAGGCCAGATGATGCCAGCTCCCTGGGCAAACACGACGGATACGGAAAAGTTGATTCAGTTCCTGCAGGCATCAAtcactgaaagaagaaagaaaggctCCTTTTTCATATCTCAAGTAGTGCTGACGCCAAAGGCTAGTACGGTGGTGAAAGGGGTTGCGAGTGGTCTCAGAGAAACGATCACAGAGAGGTGAGTTTGTGGCTGGTAGGGTGCACTGACTGTGATGAATGTGTATTCATAGTGAGTTTTCCCAATTCCTTTTAAAGGCACTCTAGCAGATGCATTCCTTCCGTGCTACTGAGGGCTAGTCAGAACTCAGCATaatcctgaaatatttaaagatagGCACATTGAAGGACAGGCTCTTGCATCTTGAAAGAAAATCTGCCACTGAAGCATAATGAAATATTAGGGGATTGGGTTaaccttctcttttttctcaaTACAGGTTTTgctaatttgttttgttttctaatgtGGTTTCTTACCACAAGCATTGAGACCGTGTCTAGGATTTTCTTACTGGAAAATCTCTAGACAAATCTATCTGTATTATATAGAAAATCTAAGTTTTATTTGTGGATTGGGCCTCAGATATTGGATTTGAAAAATTTTTGTCCTGGCTCATCAGCAAAGCCTGATGCTGCAGAATTTTTCCTTTACACTCCTCAAAGATACGTAGTTTCTCTGTCCTGTACCATCACACATTGTGTCAAAGACAACAGGATGCCACTAGAGAGAATTTGATTCCTTAAAGTCTTTCTTATATATCACACAGGAAAGAGACAGCAGACCATTGCATAGGTTCTGTAGATGGAACAGTTTGTTGACAGGCCATTAGTTGTTACATTACAAAAAAAGACACCTGTGCAAGATATGCATTATTTATACCATTCTGACTTTGATAAATCACAGCCGATTTTGATCTTAAAGGCATATATTTGTGACTCTGTTCTTGACAACTTggtaagaaaactgaaatttaataCCAAGGCACAagaactattttctttttctccttaaaaacaaagaaggGTTGCAAAGTGTAAAAAAATACTTACCATGGGGGTCATGGCATGCTAATGTTTTGCTCTCTGCATGGATGTGGCTGTGACAGGATAGTCTGTTGGGAGCATATCCCCTTCTGTGAGATGAAAGATGCAAtgtctgcaaagaaaacatCCCTCATATTTGAGAAAGGTCGAGCTGTTTTTATGGCAGCTTTCCAATGCAGCTGTTAGCTTGAAAAAATAGGTAAAAACTTTACCTGACATGGTAAAACACTGACGTGGAAGGTTTTATGAGCAGTGGAATGTTATTTAGAAGTCCTTGTGTGACTGCACTTGCAGCTGTTGGTATATCCTTCATCTGTGTTTTATGGGCTCCATCGGACTGGGGAGTCTCCCTCTCTCCTGAGACTGAAGAGCACTTCTCCACACTAAAACACTGCTTTGTTGATGGATTTTACCAATAAACACCTtgttcagggatttttttcccttggtgaGATCTTTCTGAGTGATCCTTACAACATGAAGCAGCACGATCAGGAAACTAACAGGTTGTTCTTGAAAACTTGCTGTATCAATAAAATCACCGTCAAACCccattttcttcatctttggCTTACAATGTGCTTTTTAGAAGCTGTTTGTAAAGCAAACTTGAAATAGATGCTGAGTGTGTTTGACTGAGCTTTGAACTCTTAGTTGAACTCTTAGTAGAGCTGTTGAACTCTTAGTATCCCTTTTCCAACAGCAAATCTTGAAATTGCATCTACTTTCAAAAATCAATAAACAATTGGGCTGAAAAACCTGGAAATGTTGTTTTGCCAGATTTCAACTGAGATTTTTCACATGATCCCCAAGTGTGTAGTCACATCTGCTACATGAAAAGTTGTTTCCTTTTTTGCATTAATTCTTTTAGCTATTATGAGAGAAATAAACCTTCAAAATAATCTCCAAGGCTAATATTTAGTCTTCCAAGTGTGGCAtctcattttgaatttttatttttaatacaaaaatacacTGTAGGAAGAAACAGGCTTGGAATTTACAATACTGAGCTTGTACTTTGGGTTAACTGCTCTAAAAGTAAGCATCAAATATATTCAGAACTGCTTCTCATTTTTTGATgcttctgttaaaaaataaataggcaAGCAATTAAAAGATGAAGTACAGTTTACACAGTAGAATTTGCACAGTTGTCTTCCATCTCACTGCCTTAAAGTTTCAGTAGCTTAAAAATATGTAATCCATACAAAAGATACCAAGATGTACTTTCCTGCTGTGCTACATTTGCTACTTTGAACCACCACTtagtaaaaatattattttgtgtCCAGGTAGATACCATATGTGCTTTTGTTGCCAGTTACTGCGTAGACTTATACATTATACTGTTTTTTCCTTATTAAGAAATGCTGGTGAAGCATTCTTATATTATGAATGAAATTATCTTGCTTTTGAAGCAGTTTTGTGACAGTACTTGGATAGGGTTCTTCCCTCCcattgaattttaaaagttctgAGTGCAAATGaatcaggaaaattaatttttcaaataatccTGGTGCAGGGGCTTGGTTGGTTtgatttgatttggtttggtttgggttgggttggttttttttcccctaaattaAGTATTACATTTAAGAAATGCTCCTTTGGCATTTTCACATAAAACCTGTAgtaatgtattttgttttgtttctccatCTGTACAGTGGCCTTTTACATATTAATCTAGTTTTGAAAAGAGAGTAAAGTTTAGATCCTCTCAGATGCAATAAAACATACCAGGTTTTGATCTCTGAAGTTGGTTTTTAGTCATGAAATTGTTTATGATTTGAAGAGCAGTGGCTAGCTTAGAGGGCAGCATGGTTTCCCTCAGTCACAGCACCCCTTGGACTAGGAAATCTGTGAGCAGACCCCATGCTGCAATCCCATCCGGACTCCATTCTGCTGTTTTGCAGCCTGTGTTGGGAAAGAGCACAGctaaatatttctctgaaaCCAGGAAGGTTGGTTTAATGGCTTTTCATCATGATTGCCTGTGGTGGTGGAGGtccacacacacactgcagtaGAGCAGCTTTCCAAGGCAATATATTTcagaaggagaagggatgttaTTCCTTAACCTGTTCTCTAGAGTGCAGATATGCAAGCTGTGAGGCCCAAAATAacctcaattaaaaaaaaaaacaaaaaacaaaaaccaccaaaacaccaaaatatttttatgctgctAAGACTCAATTCAGTGAAGATATACCAGGAGTTTTCTACATTGGTAATATTTGCTCACAGCTTTGCTGTCATCACAGGAAGTGTTCTGTGGTACAGTAATtgaaaagaaggagaaattaaaagttGTGAAGCTTTCTGTCCTGCACAAATACGAGAGGACAAAGCCATTTCTTGTAAGGTTTTCCTAGGACCACAGTTCAGTGTAATTAAATTTGATAATACAGATTTCACCTTCATTACTTGAAAGAGGAGAATGGCTTGCATGTGTGCACATTATGTTTCTTGGATTTGATGAGAAACTTTGAGGATATCAATGTGTTTCCAGGCTTAACAttctgtcacacacacagtttAGATGCCAAGAAATGCTCTTTGATTAGCAAACAATATATGCCAAATGAATTACATTTGCAGTGCTCATTGAATTAACTTCACAGTGAGGCAGCTGCTGTCAGTGTATCTGAAAGGTGATTGTGAGACACCCTTTTGATTAATGTAGAGCTGTTCCTAATAATCTAGTTTGTCTTCTGATTTGCAGTGAAATTACTAATTTTATCTATGACACTTGAAACAAGCATGATActctctttgttttctctgtcaTTTATTAATGTAGCAGAAGAATAAATCTCCTTGAGAAGATGCAGAAATCCTGTGGTACTTGTAAAGCTTTCAAAAAATAGAAAGTAAACACATACCCCACCAATTGTCACTTGATTTCCAAATTAATCTCTAAGGATAATGTTCCCTGTGGCTCACATATGACTAAATCCTTGCCTACCATGCTAAAGCTTCCTCCTTAGCAaccaaaccaaattaaaaaaaaaatatcctgcacATGAGAATGAACCTTTTGAAGTGGAGGCAAAGCATCCAATCCACAGTATTAACAGAAGGGGTGGTAAGTAGGCCACAGAAATCGTGAGGAGAAAATCCATCTCCGGGTACAGTCATAAACTAAGCAGAGTCAGATTTAGCTAGAGAATAGATGGATATTGTATGAAAAATGATCCCTGAAGTTGCAAGAAGTGGGATTTTTGAGTCAGTTACTGATGGTGCCAGTCAGCTGAATTTTTGAGCTTCTGTGTGGAAGAAAGAGTGGGAATTGATCATATTTTAATCTGCAGTTCATACTGACTGATGCCATTCTTAAActattttatatgaaaaagaaaaacaacagaaatggCAACAATGGCAACTGTATTTGCCTAATTTTCTGCAGCCTTCCTGATTGTAACCTTGCTGTCTGTCGTCGTTAtaggctgcaggagagcagcagtcTCCAGTGAGCTGGTTCTGATTTTAGGACTTGAGAAGCTGATGTGTCAGCTCTTTAGCTGCTGATAGGTGAGGGGACATTCAGTCCCTCACTAATGCGTGTGGTACAAGCAGGCCTGACCACACCATGTTTGCCTTGGCatacagcttttttttatttttttttttttttttttgggtttgttttgtttttgtttttgtttgttattgTTTCCTGATGACAGAAGGCACAAAATGGCATTTCAAAAGAACTCGGGGAAATCCAGACAAATCCTTAGTATTTCTGTCCTTCCTCAAACTATCCTTAATtacttttccattctttctacACAAGAGGCGATCTCAGTGTTTGcatgcagagcagcacagcacaacacAGGAAGATTTCATAGAATCTATCTACCACGTCAACAGACCTGCACAATGAAATCCCCAATGGGCTGTGTATTGTAATGGCATTTCATCATCAGACCATCTGTCTGCATGAGAGTTTTAGTATAGCATTCCCATAGGAAGGGCTGTGTGGCTGTGTCTGATGGCTTTGGTGGTGAACTTAGAAAAGTATTAATTTGTTGCAAAATACTAGGAGCACAGATTTTTAATAACTTTGCAAAAGCCATTTATCTACATAGCCTGTGGGATTTGGTGGAGGAAGAAGATTGGTGTGGTGATCACCACAGTGACCTCCATGATCAGTGGCTTGGCTTTTGGGTGTTTGTTTGGGGTAGTTGTCTTGATGTTTTCTTGTGGCAGGTAGGGCTGTCTCAcaatttttccctctgtttgGTGTGCTTTTGGAGTCCCTCTGTTTGGTGAGTTTTATCATGTTGGGCATCAAAACACCTGCTTACAGTTACTGTGTGCGCTGTGTGACTACttgtaaatataatttatatttcccTGTCATCACACTCTGGGCACAGTGTGACCCTACACATACAGACAGCAGCAAGTGTTTTTCATCACCAAAAAGGAAATGTTCATTCTCTCTGCTCCACTGCT
Above is a window of Oenanthe melanoleuca isolate GR-GAL-2019-014 chromosome Z, OMel1.0, whole genome shotgun sequence DNA encoding:
- the PLCXD3 gene encoding PI-PLC X domain-containing protein 3, which gives rise to MASSQGKNELLFADWMAALPASLHSTPLTNLAIPGSHDSFSFYIDEASPVGPEQPETVQNFVSVFGTVAKKLMRKWLATQTMNFTSQLGAGIRYFDLRISTKPRDPDNELYFAHGLFSAKVKEGLEEINAFLTEHPKEVVFLDFNHFYGMQKCHHEKLVQMLKDTYGNKMCPAIFAHEVSLQYLWEKEHQVLVFYHSPVAVEVAFLWPGQMMPAPWANTTDTEKLIQFLQASITERRKKGSFFISQVVLTPKASTVVKGVASGLRETITERALPAMMEWVRTQKAGESGVNIITADFVELGDFISTVIKLNYSLDEGEDDTT